A single window of Streptomyces griseoviridis DNA harbors:
- a CDS encoding TetR family transcriptional regulator, giving the protein MTGQVRTVDGRVAGRRGQATRQKLLDCLSEMLSSSPYRDVKVIDVARKAGTSPATFYQYFPDVEGAVLEIADQMAAEGAGLTELLAGRSWVGKAGWQTAQELVDGFLEFWRKNDAILRVVDLGAAEGDKRFYKIRMKILNSVNNSLADSVAELQSKGRVDKDVNPAAVAGSLVAMLAAVASHQKGFQSWGVKQAELKPNLALLVHLGVTGKKPTK; this is encoded by the coding sequence ATGACAGGACAAGTGCGTACCGTCGACGGCCGCGTGGCCGGCCGACGTGGGCAGGCGACCCGGCAGAAGCTGCTCGACTGCCTCAGCGAGATGCTCAGCTCCTCCCCCTACCGGGACGTCAAGGTCATCGATGTCGCCCGGAAGGCGGGGACTTCGCCCGCGACCTTCTACCAGTACTTCCCGGACGTCGAGGGTGCCGTCCTGGAGATCGCCGATCAAATGGCCGCCGAAGGAGCCGGGTTGACCGAGCTGCTGGCCGGCCGCAGCTGGGTGGGAAAGGCCGGCTGGCAGACAGCGCAGGAACTCGTGGACGGTTTCCTGGAGTTCTGGCGGAAGAACGACGCGATCCTCAGGGTCGTCGATCTCGGCGCGGCCGAGGGTGACAAGCGGTTCTACAAGATCCGGATGAAGATCCTCAACTCCGTCAACAACTCCTTGGCCGACTCCGTCGCGGAGTTGCAGTCCAAGGGCAGGGTCGACAAGGACGTGAACCCGGCGGCGGTCGCCGGTTCGCTGGTCGCGATGCTCGCGGCGGTCGCCTCGCACCAGAAGGGATTCCAGAGCTGGGGTGTGAAGCAGGCCGAACTGAAGCCGAACCTGGCCTTGTTGGTTCATCTGGGCGTGACCGGAAAGAAGCCGACCAAGTAG
- a CDS encoding DUF397 domain-containing protein: MIDTPSSPWIRSSYSGSGGSCVEWAPAHTTSTGIVPVRDSKDPRGPVLALPITAFAAFVAGVRDGEFGAV; the protein is encoded by the coding sequence ATGATCGACACTCCCTCCTCCCCATGGATCAGGTCCTCGTACAGTGGCAGCGGCGGCTCCTGCGTCGAATGGGCCCCAGCGCACACGACCAGCACCGGCATAGTCCCCGTCCGCGACTCGAAAGACCCGCGCGGACCCGTGCTCGCCCTCCCGATCACCGCGTTCGCCGCCTTCGTCGCAGGCGTCAGAGACGGGGAGTTCGGCGCCGTCTGA
- a CDS encoding VOC family protein: MAENRASAYGEGVPCWVDAQLPDVAAGKRFYGDLFGWTFPEATEGPGGGAEGSGGAEGVPGAEGAPGAGRAGTAGAAGAAGASAGFGSPGGPVVARLGGEPVASLAPKKDGRMPTVWTVYFATPDAEALADRVWAAGGQVVTAPLPVADLGVTALVADPEGAVFGLWQPNRHPGFGRRHEPGTFAWAELYARDTETANDFYGGLFHDALFGPGAEPDFGRASVGEAFAAEMPPHFVVHFRVEECEAAVRTVVRLGGRVQVPPFETSYGKVAVVIDNQGASFAVLQR, encoded by the coding sequence ATGGCCGAAAATAGGGCATCCGCATACGGAGAGGGCGTCCCCTGCTGGGTGGACGCGCAGCTTCCCGACGTCGCCGCGGGCAAGCGGTTCTACGGTGATCTCTTCGGGTGGACGTTCCCCGAGGCCACCGAGGGCCCTGGGGGCGGCGCCGAGGGCTCTGGGGGAGCCGAGGGCGTTCCGGGCGCCGAGGGTGCTCCGGGCGCTGGGCGCGCTGGGACCGCTGGGGCTGCTGGGGCCGCTGGGGCCTCGGCGGGCTTCGGGAGTCCCGGCGGTCCGGTCGTGGCCCGGCTCGGCGGGGAACCCGTCGCCTCGCTCGCGCCGAAGAAGGACGGGCGGATGCCCACCGTCTGGACGGTGTACTTCGCCACCCCGGACGCCGAGGCGCTCGCCGACCGGGTCTGGGCGGCCGGCGGGCAGGTCGTCACCGCGCCGCTGCCGGTCGCCGACCTCGGCGTCACCGCCCTGGTGGCGGATCCGGAGGGCGCCGTCTTCGGGCTCTGGCAGCCCAACCGGCACCCCGGTTTCGGGCGGCGGCACGAGCCGGGCACGTTCGCCTGGGCCGAGCTGTACGCGCGGGACACCGAGACCGCCAACGACTTCTACGGCGGCCTCTTCCACGACGCCCTGTTCGGTCCCGGCGCGGAGCCCGACTTCGGGCGGGCCTCGGTCGGGGAGGCGTTCGCGGCCGAGATGCCCCCGCACTTCGTCGTCCACTTCCGGGTCGAGGAGTGCGAGGCCGCCGTGCGCACCGTCGTCAGGCTCGGCGGGCGGGTCCAGGTGCCGCCGTTCGAGACGTCGTACGGAAAAGTGGCGGTCGTCATCGACAATCAAGGGGCGTCGTTCGCCGTCCTCCAGCGCTGA
- a CDS encoding GNAT family N-acetyltransferase: MASMEQHSFSQPPQPPQPPQPQQPQRSPLSPQSRQSPPRALSVPSSPFPVLHGHGLRLRHWDHADEADVEAWLRGRTDPEFQRWNTPLKEMNDLVDARASLAEKALAAAERTAATYCVTDAATGATLGHISVEAINPVMRTGRIGYWVLPEARGRGVASRALAIVSRWALTELGLQRLELGHAIGHEASCRVAERCGYPYEGTLRGAMFEAGRVDRFRDMHLHGRTAQDPEPELKPYVEDGGGDGDGGGDGGPAQGA, encoded by the coding sequence ATGGCCTCCATGGAACAGCACTCCTTCTCGCAGCCCCCGCAGCCCCCGCAGCCCCCGCAGCCCCAGCAGCCCCAGCGGTCTCCGCTGTCCCCGCAGTCCCGGCAGTCCCCGCCCCGCGCGCTGAGTGTGCCGTCCTCGCCCTTCCCCGTCCTGCACGGGCACGGACTGCGCCTGCGCCACTGGGACCACGCCGACGAGGCCGACGTCGAGGCGTGGCTGCGCGGCAGGACCGATCCGGAGTTCCAGCGCTGGAACACCCCGCTCAAGGAGATGAACGACCTCGTCGACGCCCGCGCGTCGCTCGCCGAGAAGGCGCTGGCCGCCGCCGAGCGCACCGCGGCCACGTACTGCGTGACGGACGCGGCCACCGGCGCGACCCTCGGACACATATCGGTCGAGGCGATCAACCCCGTCATGCGGACCGGCCGGATCGGGTACTGGGTGCTGCCCGAGGCGCGCGGACGCGGGGTCGCCAGCCGCGCCCTGGCCATCGTCTCCCGCTGGGCGCTGACCGAACTGGGGCTTCAGCGACTTGAGTTGGGGCACGCCATCGGGCACGAGGCGTCCTGCCGGGTCGCCGAGCGGTGCGGGTACCCGTACGAGGGGACACTGCGCGGCGCGATGTTCGAGGCGGGCCGGGTCGACCGGTTCCGGGACATGCACCTGCACGGGCGGACCGCCCAGGACCCGGAGCCCGAGCTGAAGCCGTACGTCGAGGACGGGGGAGGGGACGGGGACGGCGGCGGGGACGGCGGGCCCGCCCAGGGGGCGTGA
- a CDS encoding thiolase C-terminal domain-containing protein codes for MAEVGTSGGRKVAVVGAALSDCGRLDDATPYGLHAQAARRALADAGLDPRQVNGFGSAGLGTLAPVEVAEYLGLRPTWVDSTAVGGSTWEVMAAHAADAIAAGHADAVLLVYGSTARADIRAGRRTGDLSFGARGPLQFEVPYGHTLIAKYAMAARRHMVEHGTTIEQLAQVAVQARANAALNPEAMFRTPLTVDEVLAGPMIADPFTKLHCCLRSDGGAAVLLAAEEYVRDCRTAPVWVLGTGEHVSHAAMSQWPDFTVSPAAVSGRLAFERAGVRPEEMDFAELYDAFTYMTLVTLEDLGFCAKGEGGAFVERGRLRVAGGELPVNTDGGGLSCQHPGMRGLFLLVEAVRQLRGEAGERQVRGRDGQIARLGVASGTGGWFCSSGTVVLGR; via the coding sequence ATGGCCGAGGTCGGGACGTCGGGCGGCCGTAAGGTCGCGGTGGTGGGGGCGGCGCTGTCCGACTGCGGGCGTCTGGACGACGCGACCCCGTACGGGCTGCACGCGCAGGCGGCCCGCAGGGCGCTGGCGGACGCGGGCCTCGACCCCCGCCAGGTGAACGGGTTCGGCTCGGCGGGCCTCGGCACGCTGGCCCCGGTCGAGGTGGCCGAGTATCTGGGCCTGCGTCCCACCTGGGTCGACTCCACGGCGGTCGGCGGCTCGACCTGGGAGGTGATGGCCGCGCACGCCGCGGACGCCATCGCCGCCGGCCACGCCGACGCGGTGCTGCTGGTCTACGGCTCCACGGCCCGCGCCGACATCAGGGCGGGCCGGCGCACCGGTGACCTCTCCTTCGGCGCCCGCGGCCCGCTCCAGTTCGAGGTCCCCTACGGGCACACGCTGATCGCCAAGTACGCGATGGCGGCCCGCCGGCACATGGTCGAACACGGCACTACGATCGAGCAGTTGGCGCAGGTCGCGGTGCAGGCGCGGGCGAACGCGGCACTGAACCCCGAGGCGATGTTCCGCACCCCGCTCACCGTGGACGAGGTGCTGGCCGGGCCGATGATCGCCGATCCGTTCACGAAGCTGCACTGCTGTCTGCGCTCGGACGGCGGGGCGGCGGTGCTGCTGGCGGCCGAGGAGTACGTACGGGACTGCCGGACCGCGCCGGTGTGGGTGCTGGGCACCGGCGAGCACGTCTCGCACGCGGCGATGTCCCAGTGGCCGGACTTCACGGTCTCCCCCGCGGCGGTGAGCGGCCGGCTGGCCTTCGAGCGGGCCGGGGTGCGCCCCGAGGAGATGGACTTCGCCGAACTGTACGACGCCTTCACGTACATGACCCTGGTGACGCTGGAGGATCTCGGGTTCTGCGCGAAGGGCGAGGGCGGCGCGTTCGTGGAGCGGGGACGGCTGCGGGTGGCGGGCGGTGAGCTGCCCGTGAACACCGACGGCGGCGGTCTCTCCTGCCAACACCCCGGGATGCGGGGCCTGTTCCTGCTGGTGGAGGCGGTGCGGCAACTGCGCGGCGAGGCCGGGGAACGCCAAGTGCGGGGACGGGACGGACAGATCGCGCGCCTCGGGGTGGCGTCGGGGACCGGAGGGTGGTTCTGCTCGTCGGGGACGGTGGTGCTGGGCCGGTGA
- a CDS encoding acyl-CoA dehydrogenase family protein → MDASFTAEQDEIRRTLRELLRSRCGPEELRAAVDRPSGHDPALWAALAGQLGLPALALPERYGGVGCPFADLALACEETGRALAPSPLLATTVLAAPLLLALGTEAQRAGLLPRLAEGSLTAALAVPGPALATALALTGAAGDEWAGGGRAGGVQARRTGTGWRLYGEVDQVLDGHSAALLLVAAHSGGFARSRTLIFLVRGDARGVTRARRTALDATRPQGRVQLRDVEGELLGEEDADVLGALAAVGDRAATVLACEAVGAAGRALETTVEHVARREQFGRPIGSFQAVKHRLADVYVRLQSARSAAYYAAWASGRPEGATGTKGRPEGAPEGVAGTPGRPAGASDVDGGSAAPAGGGVGRVGGLALAQGLDALRCAAAEGIQLHGGIGFTWEHEAHLYFKRAAGDELLFGPAHRLRAHAADSARLFEGGEVTV, encoded by the coding sequence ATGGACGCCAGCTTCACCGCCGAACAGGACGAGATCCGCCGTACCCTGCGCGAACTCCTGCGCAGCCGCTGCGGCCCCGAGGAGCTGCGCGCCGCCGTCGACCGGCCGTCCGGCCACGACCCCGCCCTGTGGGCCGCCCTCGCCGGACAGCTCGGCCTGCCCGCGCTCGCCCTCCCCGAGCGGTACGGCGGTGTCGGCTGCCCCTTCGCCGACCTCGCCCTGGCCTGCGAGGAGACCGGCCGCGCCCTCGCGCCGTCCCCGCTGCTCGCCACCACCGTCCTCGCCGCTCCGCTGCTGCTGGCCCTCGGCACCGAGGCGCAGCGCGCGGGGCTGCTGCCCCGGCTGGCGGAGGGGAGCCTCACCGCCGCCCTCGCGGTGCCGGGACCGGCGCTCGCCACCGCCCTCGCGCTGACCGGCGCGGCCGGCGACGAGTGGGCCGGCGGTGGCCGCGCGGGGGGCGTGCAGGCCCGCCGGACGGGCACCGGGTGGCGGCTGTACGGGGAGGTCGACCAGGTGCTCGACGGGCACAGCGCGGCGCTGCTGCTGGTCGCCGCGCACAGCGGCGGCTTCGCCCGGTCCCGGACGCTGATCTTCCTGGTCCGCGGGGACGCGCGGGGCGTCACCCGCGCCCGGCGCACCGCGCTCGACGCGACCCGGCCCCAGGGGCGGGTGCAACTGCGCGATGTGGAGGGCGAGTTGCTGGGCGAGGAGGACGCCGATGTGCTCGGGGCGCTGGCCGCCGTCGGGGACCGGGCGGCGACGGTGCTCGCCTGCGAGGCCGTCGGAGCCGCCGGGCGCGCGCTGGAGACCACGGTCGAACACGTGGCCCGCCGCGAACAGTTCGGCCGCCCGATCGGCTCCTTCCAGGCCGTCAAGCACCGCCTGGCCGACGTGTACGTCCGCCTGCAATCAGCCCGCTCGGCGGCCTACTACGCGGCGTGGGCGAGCGGACGGCCGGAGGGCGCGACCGGAACGAAGGGGAGGCCGGAAGGGGCGCCGGAGGGCGTTGCCGGGACGCCGGGGAGGCCGGCCGGGGCGTCGGACGTGGACGGCGGGTCCGCCGCGCCTGCCGGGGGAGGCGTGGGGCGGGTCGGGGGGCTGGCGCTCGCGCAGGGGCTCGACGCGCTGCGGTGCGCCGCCGCCGAGGGGATCCAGCTGCACGGCGGGATCGGGTTCACCTGGGAGCACGAGGCGCATCTGTACTTCAAGCGCGCGGCGGGCGACGAGCTGCTGTTCGGACCTGCCCACCGACTGCGGGCGCACGCGGCGGACAGCGCGCGTCTCTTCGAGGGAGGAGAGGTCACGGTGTGA
- a CDS encoding DUF3592 domain-containing protein translates to MDRYGYLALWCAVFGVAALVGYGRSLTGTSGAQRAVRVMGRIERVREPRHGGSPGDGIPVVVSFHDPSSGREFTVTNDGDHGDTVTAAWVGREIGVRYPPGRPHAFRFTDDPDENRRGLARPNLAVLLAYVGVVVVVSVDRGRPWALLGAGVPWTVLILCHLPGNIRGTRRGLARPAAMAAVPGRVVAVLKRAGTDGDGNTFTTLVPVVAFTTREDTAVLACCPTGLPDPGDARGRDVTVHYAPDDPAVLTMDPAAQLRAARLDFVLNAVALAIGTCLVVAGALAL, encoded by the coding sequence ATGGACCGGTACGGGTATCTGGCGCTGTGGTGCGCGGTGTTCGGCGTGGCGGCGCTCGTCGGGTACGGGAGGTCGCTGACCGGGACCAGCGGGGCGCAGCGCGCGGTGCGGGTCATGGGCCGGATCGAGCGGGTGCGCGAGCCCCGGCACGGGGGGTCGCCAGGCGACGGGATACCGGTCGTCGTCTCCTTCCACGACCCGTCCAGCGGGCGGGAGTTCACCGTGACGAACGACGGTGACCACGGCGACACGGTCACCGCTGCCTGGGTGGGCCGGGAGATCGGCGTCCGCTACCCGCCGGGCCGCCCGCACGCCTTCCGCTTCACCGACGACCCGGACGAGAACCGGCGCGGGCTCGCCCGGCCGAACCTCGCGGTCCTCCTCGCCTACGTCGGCGTGGTCGTCGTCGTGTCGGTCGACCGGGGCCGGCCCTGGGCGCTGCTCGGCGCCGGGGTGCCGTGGACCGTCCTGATCCTCTGCCACCTGCCGGGGAACATCCGTGGGACGCGGCGCGGGCTGGCGCGGCCGGCCGCGATGGCGGCCGTCCCCGGCCGGGTCGTCGCCGTGCTGAAGCGGGCCGGCACCGACGGCGACGGCAACACCTTCACCACCCTGGTGCCGGTCGTCGCCTTCACCACGCGCGAGGACACGGCCGTCCTCGCCTGCTGCCCCACCGGGCTGCCCGACCCCGGGGACGCGCGGGGCCGGGACGTCACGGTCCACTACGCGCCCGACGACCCGGCCGTCCTCACCATGGATCCGGCCGCCCAACTCCGAGCCGCAAGGCTGGACTTCGTCCTCAACGCGGTGGCCCTGGCCATCGGGACCTGCCTGGTGGTCGCGGGGGCGCTGGCGCTGTGA
- a CDS encoding serine/threonine-protein kinase — MVDQLTQHDPRRIGPFEVLGRLGAGGMGLVYLARSASGRRVAIKTVRTELAEDQLFRVRFTREVEAARAVSGFYTAAVVDADPRAAVPWLATAYVPAPSLEEIVNECGPMPAQAVRWLAAGVAEALQSIHGAGLVHRDLKPSNVLVVEDGPRVIDFGIASGVSNTRLTMTNVAVGTPAYMSPEQAKDSRSVTGASDVFSLGSMLVFAATGHPPFHGANPVETVFMLLREEPDLEGLPDELRPLIDSCMQMEATGRPNPADLQSQLAPHLFGSGSDDSGTASAWLPERAVGLIEARRNGRPAPKPGQPPARGAGAARPAPLPIPPPPSHDPVVPAPPVPVGAPAPGPVRLAGAQVPIGPGPRVSDVRAAAVKAPPPESALAASWSKPRPGVNGADPVVPAPPALPPETVNGAWRPWRFRMSNDVWGTPSVDGDLVYVTSFEVHALDVATGRRRFKTRDVAWSMAVADGRIHASDGPTLFALEAREGADLWRLSTDAWVYSIQADRGTVVTGSRGGGVQAWEASSGQKLWEATGCQTDFESPEAGPAVHEGTVYIWQDARLRALDARTGDERWSYPIGDAASCGGVPVRLTHAPDGYVYVSAGTRVLAIEVAGGHVKWHFEAPAAFLSPPAFVPGPAVTGGGVYLADYLGTVYALDAADGRDRWRIATESRASIDPVLVAAGHVHVGSGKGLYTLDAVTGTPKWRFQSGGDIVGAPAVAEGRIHFGSTDHLLYTLKADDGRLRWKLATGGEITGSPVVRDGVVYACSKDRCVYALDAEKGTGTARTA; from the coding sequence GTGGTGGATCAGCTGACGCAGCACGATCCGCGGCGGATCGGGCCGTTCGAGGTGCTGGGACGGCTGGGTGCGGGCGGCATGGGGCTGGTCTATCTCGCGCGCTCGGCGTCCGGGCGCCGCGTGGCGATCAAGACGGTCCGTACGGAACTCGCCGAGGACCAGCTGTTCCGGGTCCGCTTCACCCGCGAGGTGGAGGCGGCCCGCGCGGTCTCGGGTTTCTACACGGCGGCCGTGGTCGACGCCGATCCCCGCGCCGCCGTGCCCTGGCTGGCCACCGCGTACGTGCCGGCGCCGTCGCTCGAGGAGATAGTGAACGAGTGCGGGCCGATGCCGGCGCAGGCCGTGCGCTGGCTCGCCGCGGGGGTCGCCGAGGCGCTCCAGTCGATCCACGGCGCCGGTCTCGTGCACCGTGACCTGAAGCCGTCCAACGTGCTGGTCGTCGAGGACGGCCCGCGCGTCATCGACTTCGGCATCGCCTCCGGCGTCTCGAACACCCGTCTGACGATGACGAACGTCGCGGTCGGCACCCCCGCCTACATGTCCCCCGAGCAGGCCAAGGACTCGCGCAGCGTGACCGGCGCGAGCGACGTCTTCTCGCTGGGCTCGATGCTGGTCTTCGCCGCCACCGGCCACCCGCCGTTCCACGGCGCCAACCCGGTCGAGACGGTCTTCATGCTGCTGCGTGAGGAGCCCGACCTGGAGGGCCTGCCGGACGAACTGCGCCCGCTGATCGACTCCTGCATGCAGATGGAGGCCACCGGCCGCCCCAACCCGGCCGACCTCCAGTCCCAGCTCGCCCCGCACCTGTTCGGGTCGGGCTCCGACGACAGCGGCACCGCGTCCGCGTGGCTGCCCGAGCGCGCGGTCGGACTGATCGAGGCCCGCCGCAACGGCCGTCCCGCCCCGAAGCCGGGCCAGCCGCCCGCCCGCGGCGCCGGCGCGGCCAGACCCGCGCCGCTGCCCATCCCGCCCCCGCCCTCCCACGACCCGGTCGTCCCTGCGCCCCCGGTCCCGGTCGGCGCCCCCGCGCCGGGACCGGTCAGGCTGGCCGGCGCCCAGGTGCCGATCGGCCCAGGACCCCGGGTCTCGGACGTCCGCGCCGCCGCCGTCAAGGCGCCGCCCCCGGAGTCGGCGCTCGCCGCCTCCTGGTCCAAACCGCGCCCCGGCGTGAACGGCGCCGACCCCGTCGTCCCCGCGCCTCCCGCGCTCCCCCCGGAGACCGTCAACGGCGCCTGGCGCCCCTGGCGGTTCCGGATGTCGAACGACGTCTGGGGCACCCCGTCCGTCGACGGCGACCTCGTCTACGTCACCTCCTTCGAGGTGCACGCCCTGGACGTCGCCACCGGCCGCCGCCGCTTCAAGACCCGCGACGTCGCCTGGTCGATGGCGGTCGCCGACGGCCGTATCCACGCCTCCGACGGCCCCACCCTCTTCGCCCTGGAGGCCCGCGAGGGCGCCGACCTGTGGCGGCTGTCCACCGACGCGTGGGTGTACTCCATCCAGGCGGACCGCGGCACGGTCGTCACCGGCAGCCGCGGCGGCGGGGTCCAGGCGTGGGAGGCGTCCAGCGGCCAGAAGCTGTGGGAGGCCACCGGCTGCCAGACCGACTTCGAGTCGCCCGAGGCGGGACCCGCCGTCCACGAGGGCACCGTCTACATCTGGCAGGACGCCCGGCTGCGCGCGCTTGACGCCCGCACCGGCGACGAACGCTGGTCCTACCCGATCGGCGACGCGGCCTCCTGCGGCGGCGTACCGGTCCGCCTCACGCACGCCCCCGACGGCTACGTCTACGTCTCGGCCGGCACCCGGGTGCTCGCCATCGAGGTCGCGGGCGGCCATGTGAAGTGGCACTTCGAGGCCCCGGCGGCGTTCCTCTCGCCGCCCGCCTTCGTGCCGGGCCCGGCCGTCACCGGCGGCGGGGTCTACCTCGCCGACTACCTCGGCACCGTCTACGCCCTCGACGCCGCCGACGGCCGCGACCGCTGGCGCATCGCCACCGAGTCCCGCGCCTCCATCGACCCCGTCCTGGTCGCCGCTGGCCATGTCCACGTCGGCAGCGGCAAGGGCCTCTACACCCTGGACGCGGTCACCGGAACACCCAAATGGCGGTTCCAGTCGGGCGGCGACATCGTGGGCGCCCCGGCGGTCGCGGAGGGCCGTATCCACTTCGGCTCCACCGACCACCTCCTCTACACCCTGAAGGCCGACGACGGCCGCCTCCGCTGGAAACTGGCCACGGGCGGCGAGATCACCGGCTCCCCTGTCGTCCGCGACGGCGTCGTCTACGCCTGCAGCAAGGACCGCTGCGTGTACGCGCTGGACGCGGAGAAGGGGACGGGAACAGCCAGGACGGCGTGA
- a CDS encoding pyridoxine/pyridoxamine 5'-phosphate oxidase, whose amino-acid sequence MPETDLHTLLRSVRVWAPDATELRPFDPAVAPATPLALFTRWFADAVAAGQPEPHTMSLATTDADGRPDARIVMLHGADADGWAFATHATSRKGRQLAAQPHAALVLYWPVLGRQVRVRGPVVAAPSEEGQADLHARTTGALAAALTGRQSEPLASLSELERRSREAWERARAEPGTPSPTWTLYRLRPTEVEFFQGDPDRRHVRLRYEDTGEGADDGGAGTGGWRRVLLWP is encoded by the coding sequence ATGCCGGAAACCGACCTCCACACCCTGCTGAGATCCGTGCGCGTCTGGGCCCCCGACGCCACCGAGCTGCGCCCCTTCGACCCGGCGGTGGCCCCCGCGACCCCGCTCGCCCTCTTCACCCGCTGGTTCGCGGACGCGGTCGCGGCCGGGCAGCCCGAGCCGCACACCATGTCGCTCGCCACGACCGACGCCGACGGCCGCCCCGACGCCCGGATCGTGATGCTGCACGGCGCGGACGCCGACGGCTGGGCCTTCGCCACCCACGCCACCAGCCGCAAGGGCCGTCAACTGGCCGCCCAGCCGCACGCGGCCCTCGTCCTGTACTGGCCGGTACTCGGCCGCCAGGTGCGGGTGCGCGGGCCCGTCGTCGCGGCGCCGTCCGAGGAGGGCCAGGCCGATCTGCACGCCAGGACGACGGGCGCGCTCGCGGCGGCCCTCACCGGTCGGCAGAGCGAACCCCTCGCCTCCCTCAGCGAGTTGGAGAGACGCTCGCGGGAGGCGTGGGAGCGGGCCAGGGCCGAGCCGGGCACCCCGTCGCCCACCTGGACCCTGTACCGGCTGCGCCCCACCGAGGTCGAGTTCTTCCAGGGCGACCCGGACCGCCGCCACGTCCGGCTCCGCTACGAGGACACAGGCGAAGGCGCCGACGACGGCGGTGCCGGCACCGGCGGCTGGCGACGGGTGCTGCTGTGGCCGTGA
- a CDS encoding helix-turn-helix domain-containing protein codes for MVNRRELNPEASPRAAFGARVRTAREEHGWLQDELAEVVGYSGRHISAIETGRKPPTLRFSRSLDAALGLAGTPESFERAWRELRNGSLLEGFPEYLAHEVRAAEIRLFDVGVIPGLLQTPEYARTIEEGHVRRGTLTTEQALERVESLAERQAALTRRIAPIVIVVLDESCIHRSIGGAEVMRRQLAHLIEFAEQPHTVLQLAPFAIGERRPFNRLVNLLTLPDRSVMSYVESETNGHLDREITSVLPLVRAYHQLQAEALSQAASVAAINEARKGTP; via the coding sequence TTGGTAAACCGTAGGGAGTTGAATCCAGAAGCAAGTCCGCGAGCAGCCTTCGGCGCCCGCGTACGCACGGCACGCGAAGAACATGGCTGGCTGCAGGACGAACTGGCCGAGGTGGTCGGCTACTCCGGCCGACATATCTCTGCGATCGAAACTGGCCGCAAGCCGCCAACTCTCCGTTTTTCGCGCAGCCTGGACGCGGCACTGGGCCTCGCAGGAACGCCCGAATCATTCGAACGCGCCTGGAGGGAACTGCGGAACGGCAGCTTGCTGGAGGGTTTCCCGGAGTACCTGGCACACGAGGTCCGTGCCGCAGAGATCCGACTCTTCGACGTGGGAGTGATCCCAGGGCTGCTTCAGACACCTGAGTACGCGAGAACCATTGAAGAGGGACACGTGAGGCGGGGCACACTCACTACCGAACAAGCCCTGGAGCGTGTGGAGTCCCTGGCGGAACGGCAAGCAGCTCTGACGCGGCGCATCGCGCCCATAGTGATCGTGGTCCTGGACGAGAGCTGCATCCATCGCTCGATCGGAGGCGCGGAGGTCATGCGACGGCAGTTGGCGCATCTGATCGAGTTCGCCGAACAGCCGCACACCGTCCTCCAACTGGCCCCTTTCGCCATAGGCGAGCGCCGTCCGTTCAACAGGCTGGTGAACCTCTTGACTCTGCCCGACCGCTCCGTGATGTCCTACGTCGAGTCCGAGACCAACGGCCATCTGGACAGGGAGATCACTTCCGTATTGCCACTGGTGAGGGCCTACCATCAGCTACAGGCCGAAGCACTCTCCCAAGCGGCCTCCGTCGCCGCGATCAACGAGGCACGAAAGGGCACACCGTGA